One window of the Triticum dicoccoides isolate Atlit2015 ecotype Zavitan chromosome 3B, WEW_v2.0, whole genome shotgun sequence genome contains the following:
- the LOC119282610 gene encoding putrescine hydroxycinnamoyltransferase 1-like, whose protein sequence is MGVDEVEVVESCMVAPCQETPRRGMWLSPLDLMLVNRGHTPAVYFYPYRSEPGDFFDVARLKAAMAKALVAFYPLAGRLGMDGNGRAEIDCTGQGALFVVARSDLTIDDFCSFLSSPELRALFVPRVEDHSPSVLCAVQVTFLKCGGVALWTALHHAAVDAISAFHFLQTWSAFSRGGGVAALELPFHDRTLLRARSPPLVHPDAFSVFCPKLNLSVEPSETVVTQAFVFSKDQVTTLKRACVGGDGGRVSTFCALSAHVWRYVCVARRLPPDATTRLTFPASVRRSMRPPLPPGYCGNGFIWLGAAGKVRDVTSSESEDLAFVAGQISSAVRRMDDELVRSAIDYFELTEPAPGRMPDTELRVISWLGMPVYDVDFGWGKPLVMLRAVSERAGFVHLMNSGKGDGSVRVLICTEAAILNDFQRLLYARF, encoded by the coding sequence ATGGGTGTGGAcgaggtggaggtggtggagtcgtgcatGGTGGCACCCTGCCAGGAGACGCCCAGGAGAGGCATGTGGCTCTCCCCGCTCGACCTCATGCTGGTCAACAGAGGCCACACCCCCGCCGTCTACTTCTACCCGTACCGCTCCGAACCCGGTGACTTCTTCGACGTGGCCAGGCTCAAGGCGGCGATGGCCAAGGCACTCGTTGCTTTCTACCCCCTGGCCGGCCGTCTCGGCATGGACGGCAACGGCCGGGCAGAGATTGACTGCACCGGCCAGGGCGCGCTCTTCGTCGTCGCTCGCTCGGACCTCACCATCGACGACTTCTGCAGCTTCTTGTCGTCGCCGGAGCTGAGGGCGCTCTTTGTTCCCCGCGTCGAAGACCACTCGCCGTCCGTCTTGTGCGCTGTCCAGGTGACCTTCTTGAAGTGTGGCGGGGTGGCGTTATGGACGGCGCTGCACCACGCGGCTGTCGACGCCATCAGCGCGTTCCACTTCTTGCAGACGTGGTCTGCCTTCTCCAggggcggcggcgtggcggcgtTAGAGCTCCCGTTCCACGACCGGACCCTCCTCCGCGCGCGCTCCCCACCCTTGGTCCACCCCGACGCCTTCTCGGTCTTCTGCCCCAAGCTGAACCTATCCGTGGAGCCGTCGGAGACCGTAGTCACCCAGGCTTTCGTCTTCTCCAAGGACCAGGTCACCACTCTCAAGCGTGCGTGCGTCGGCGGTGACGGCGGCCGCGTGAGCACGTTCTGCGCCCTGAGTGCCCACGTGTGGCGGTATGTCTGCGTCGCCCGCCGGCTGCCACCGGACGCCACCACCCGCCTCACCTTCCCGGCCAGCGTCCGGCGCAGCATGAGGCCACCTCTCCCGCCTGGCTACTGCGGCAACGGGTTCATCTGGCTTGGCGCGGCTGGCAAGGTGCGAGACGTCACCTCCTCGGAGTCGGAGGACCTGGCGTTCGTGGCCGGCCAGATCAGCAGCGCCGTCCGTCGGATGGACGACGAGCTAGTGCGCTCGGCGATAGACTACTTCGAGCTCACCGAGCCGGCGCCGGGGCGCATGCCAGACACGGAACTGCGGGTGATCAGCTGGCTTGGCATGCCGGTGTACGACGTGGACTTCGGGTGGGGGAAGCCGCTGGTAATGCTGCGCGCCGTGTCGGAGCGCGCCGGGTTCGTCCATCTGATGAACAGCGGGAAGGGGGACGGCAGCGTGCGCGTCCTCATATGTACGGAGGCCGCGATCCTCAACGACTTCCAGCGCCTACTGTACGCCCGGTTCTAG